Below is a window of Xiphophorus couchianus chromosome 1, X_couchianus-1.0, whole genome shotgun sequence DNA.
CTTTCTCCCCAGCCCCCGATGCGCCCACCTCCGACAGCTGGATGGTCAGCTGGGCAAACGACAGCATAGTAGCACCTGGCAACAAGAAAGGAGGTCCTGCTAACACAATAACCACACCCAGCACCACCAGCCCCAACCCAGGTTAGTCTGATTACAGAAAGATTGCTGATAAGTGCGCTACCTGAAGTGCTAACGTTTTTCAGTTTTACCATGTTACAGTGACAAACCTCAATGTGTTTcattggaattttatttaataggCCAAGACATGATTGtggactgaaaacaaaatgatttatggttcatgtaatttgttttaaataaaaatgtaaaaagtgtggcatttaCTCTGACACCCAAATCAAAAACCAGTGCAACCGACTAGCTGTGAAGGTCATATACACTGCAAACCacattttacagacatttttgtctagtttctcaTGCCGATATTTTAGTATACTAAGATActtaataagacaaaacaaacttgctagtaaacttttaaaaggaCATAAGAACTTGCTTTAAATcagtaattcttgaatattgacaaaaaggactagttccactggcagatttctttctcatttatatcatttttccctttttttccatttaacatttttaagtgaaaagagctgccagtggagctagtactttttatcaatatttaataaTCTACTTCAAACAGAttcctttatcttgctgaaaagctgcttgcaagttaattttgtcttcattcaagtgtactaagatgcTTATATAAAAAAGGTGAAGAGAGTTAAATATAGAGCAAATCCTGGtagaaaatctgaaatctgagcctgaaacatgcagccagagctacagtCAACTGGTTTTGATCAGAGCACATTGACATCAGATAAAATCCAGTAGAGTACATTGACATTTTGCAAGTCTGTAGTCTTGACTTAAAAGTGATAATGGAATCTTCAGCTAATGGTGtcactttatcttttttttattttgcagatttaaGAAGGCCGAGATCAGAACCTTCTAACTGCTACAGCAGCGAGGGCCAAAGAGATCTCCCGTTGGCTAAAAAACATAAACCTAACCCGGAATTATTTCATAATCGACCCGACAAGCCCATGTCTGTTCCTCTGAGCCTGGAGCAGCAACAGCTCCACAAACTGTCCTCCAGCACCAAGAGCATGTCCGCGGAGGGCCTGAGCGCTGACAAAAGTCTACCAACAGGAGGCAGCACTGGGACAACCAGGTGGAACTCCAGAGAGAGTTTCTCCCACAGCAGCATGGGGAAGAAAGCGCTGGGCATCAGTGGAGGCAGCAGTTTAGGAAAGGAGAAGCTGGTCAACCGACTGCGGCAGCGGGAGCAGCTGGGCATGCTGGTTATGGCGGACAGAGAAATGGCAGATTCAGAACTGCTGTCGTATCGAGAGGACCTGGAGAATCAGGACTGTCTCACGCAGATGGATGACCTACAGGTGAGCAGAAAAGAGTGAAATAGATCTTTCACTCTTTCACACCAAGATAGTTTACACACATCTTGGTGTGTAAACTCCAACTATATTGCAGCAGAAGGATAAATTTAACAGATGAACCTACATCTGGGCAACTTTATTACAGATATGaaatacatagtcttgtacagtAACTGAGACAACACTTACAGTAGactgcaaagacaaaacaaaaaaatctgatatattAAGATCTTTACAcaagaaactagatcaaaactacttggtaagattttgtgtttttgtagcgTCTGGACTGTTTTTATTGGCAACCCtgataaagaaaagaagaaagaaattaaatcttAATCTTTCactaaaatctatatttaaattttacaacTTAAAAAAGCATGTTAAGAAATAGTTTTTTACCAAAGCATTGGTCGCACACTGACAATTATTTGGCAGTATTTTTGCACAACCCACTTGGGCCAGACAAACAGGAATAAATCTTCATTTTTATCCTTTCTTCTTAGCACAATCTCTCTAAATAGTCCAGAGTCACTGCTTCTCTCTTCAGATCTCCATTCTTTGTCCTTTGGAAGGACATACTGATGAcctattttaaattttctgtccACCAGACTTTTGTTAAAACTCTCTGGTTATTTTTAAGGACTTTATGATGCAATGCCCTCTAACATCATGCCTCATAATGTATGAGGCATgatgttttttccacattttcatccCTTGTTCCACCCCAAATCCAGCTGGTGCAAACTCTGAACATAGGATAAAAAGGCTTTTTCCTGACATGCCTCCCAAACAACCAACAGGTTGACAAATAAATGTTGTCTGATCTTTATTATGGAAACTTTTGACCTCCAGATGCCACACTATTTGCTTCAGGTCTCTAATTGTGAGCTTGGAAAAATTGAAATTTTGATCACTCTGCATGGTGGCAAGATATATTTGAGTCTTTGTCCAACTTTGTTGACCCCAACTTTagctttattaatttttaagttCTACAATAACCCACAGTTTCTGGGTTGAATAGTTTTCTGTTGCTTGGTCTAGAATAAGAACATGATTTGGACACTCTTTATGAAAAAGCCAAGTATCATGAACTAATATGCTCAAGTGTCCTTTTGAGTTAAAGTCACTGGGTGTTTGTGGTGTTATTTGCtataaaatttgaataaaagcaaaaggcAAGATTGATAAAAACGAAATATGTTGTCTTGTACCTAACACTGTCCATATTAAAAAGATTTAGTTAGCAAAAAGGCTCCAACTTAAAATAAAGTCCATCTACATATACTGTCTCTGCTGGTGAGAAAAAATGTGTATTATTCAAACTAAATTCTTCCTATTTTTTCAAGTGGTTccaacatacagtatgtatttgtcaatatttattaaaatttagtgaaaatgtgcagacatgaatTGATTTTCTGCAAAGCATATGTACTATCAGAAGTAGGGTGCTGTATGGGTGCACAATATTAGCACTTCCTGCATTTGGTAGGTAATATACAACAAAGCAGCTTGGCACCATGTCAGTGACCATCACTGCATAATAAACTCTACTTATTGATTGTCTTCAACAGCCAAGAAATCCTTTCAGACATCCATATCAGTCTAATTACTCCTCCAACAGATTAAGTATTTCTAGCCTCTAGCaatttcacttttattattattatcttccGTCCTATTATTAAAATCCCAAATTATTGTCTCGGGGCCAAAAGCATTAAACAAGTATGCATAAGTAGTCTGCATGCATATATTATCGTGACGAAAATTAACTAGATAGGTGCTGACATTagtcatctttgtttttctcaaaacaacaggTAAACATGATGACTCTGGCAGAACAAATCATTGAAGCAACACCAGAAAGAATCAAAAGGGAGAACTTCAGCGCTGCAGACTCTGGGCCTTTAGACACATCGGCGGTCAGCACCACCATGAACTGGCTAGCCAGCTACCTGGGAGACGTAGAACAGCTGTCAAGCATCATACACCTACGGTAAGGAGGACCGTGAAAAAGGGGAGATACAACGAACTTCACACTGCTGTGCTATATGCATAaaccaagtttgtttttgttaaaagattcaattttgatgaattatttcatatatatacaTTACAAAAACTCACCATGGGTTTGTACTCTTTTAAATACAACCTTTGATTTGTAGATGTCACAAGAAAACTAAAAGatatattaaataaagtttacatatttgagtaaaaactgAGATTATGTTTCATTTGCTCAAATACAAAGAAATtgaatataagaaaaaaaagaatttgacatttttagggGCTTGTATTTCAAAACTCTTTTGAATGTCATCCAAAAATGTGATTCCTTAACAATTTAACGAAAAAAGACACAATGTTGAAGTgagaagcaaaaagaaacactttttttccaaaTCCATGCAAGCATGGCTactgtgaaaaggtttttgtccCCCGtaaagatttcttctgtttatcaaacctaaatatttcagatcatccaacttattttaatttccaacaTAGACAAAATCTGTCAATTctaaatttatttccaaaccAATCTGTGATGAAGTAAacctaaattattatatttaatccAACCCCACTGCAGGCATTTCAAAGTCAGTTTTTTAGgttaaaatctggaaaattaatatatttctgatgatcaaaatcaaattaacagtcataaacattcatgaggACTCCTTCATATTCATGACGCGTGTTATGTCaatcttatgcacaccccttcaaataaagtttttctgaaaTCTGTAAGGatgcaaaaggtttttttcacAGGATTGTAATTTAATCCAACAAATATGAAGGAAGCcattaaaagtgaaactttgCATTATTAGCAGAAGCCAAtaaatttattctgaaaatctATTTATTGAATTATCAAATTTTGAGACTGCCTAAATATAATCAGTTGGCGGGCAAAATCAAGCTTAAAGAATACAGTgttaaattcaaacattttagtagctgaagtttgtttctttctaatttCATCTCATAATGTTAATGCagatttatagaaaataatataCAGAGAAGACTAAAAtagcttaaattaaaaatgataaattgtgcttttttttatagATCTCTGTACAATGAGCCACTGACACAATCATCTAACCCTAACCTGAGTCCTCGGGGGTCTCCGCTCAGAGAGGGCCCGTTGGAGAGGACTGCGGTTCCTTCCCCGTCCGACTGGAGTGAGTTCATCAACGCCTCCAACAGCAAAGTGGAGCGAGACCTGGCCCAGCTGACTCTGTCAGATCCAGAGCAGAGAGAGCTGTACGAGGCTGCCCGATTGGTCCAAACTGCCTTCCGCAAGTACAAGGTACAGTCCCGGTGTTCAGGTCCTGAAAGTTGTCTATGCTGTAGCCCAGACTCATAGAGCTACAGGCTGAGGATTGGTGTAACTGGGTGGATCTGTTTTTGGATTTTAGGGATGAAGGATTCCCTTTAATCTGGCTATGGATTGAAGTTCAGCATATGTAACGTGGCTTATTACCTATTTTCTCTTGTGTTGTACTGTTTCTAACCATGGTTTCAACTGATTGATTTCAGTCTCTATATTTGTCTAATTCTCTGTATGTCTATTTTTAACTGTACCAGAATATTAAGAGGAAACACAAATCTGTCCCTGTGGTTCCAGCATGGAAAAGGTGGCTTGAGCAGAGCATGGCCTTGCTTAGGGGAGCTGCACTGACCCCGTATCCCTGCATTACTTAGACACATTTATTAAGCAATGAGCTCCcactttgtctttgtctcttttttcctCGTTGCCCAGTCCCATTCCTGAACTTCCCACCCACCCATGAGATACTTTCAATAAGTTTTATTATCACAAACTGTTCACTGTCGTTCACAGTTGTCTTTAGCCCATCTGCCAGCTGATTCTGAGGTGACTCTGTTGGGCAGCAGCTCACTTCCTCCACTGTTTGACAGGTGGTTTGTCCACAAAGTGTGCTCTTTATCTGAGGCGGTCATGCGCTAACCATGACCTCGGCAAGCTACATATATCCTTTGTGGCAGAAAGGAGCTCCTACTGTAACTTCTTACCTGTTCCACTCTACTTTCCGACAGGGGCGGCCACTCCGGGAGCAACAGGAAGTAGCTGCCGCTGTTATACAACGTTGCTACAAGAAATACAAGCAGGTAGGGAACGAACGCCGCGATATTGTTTCCATGTCTGAATACGTTTAAA
It encodes the following:
- the camta1a gene encoding calmodulin-binding transcription activator 1 isoform X10, producing MENKIEDNQFRMSILERLEQMERRMAEMASHQQASSAGSGGAGGGAGGGGGGGGVGGGSGGGAGGGNNSQSQCASGQTQASSSFESRVVVVCEKMMSRACWAKSKHLIHSKTFRGMTLLHLAAGQGYATLIQTLIKWRNKHADSIDLELEVDPLNVDHFSCTPLMWACALGHLEAAVVLYKWDRRALAIPDSLGRLPLSIARSRGHTKLAECLEQLQREEQQPPASLPPTTRMSFSPAPDAPTSDSWMVSWANDSIVAPGNKKGGPANTITTPSTTSPNPDLRRPRSEPSNCYSSEGQRDLPLAKKHKPNPELFHNRPDKPMSVPLSLEQQQLHKLSSSTKSMSAEGLSADKSLPTGGSTGTTRWNSRESFSHSSMGKKALGISGGSSLGKEKLVNRLRQREQLGMLVMADREMADSELLSYREDLENQDCLTQMDDLQVNMMTLAEQIIEATPERIKRENFSAADSGPLDTSAVSTTMNWLASYLGDVEQLSSIIHLRSLYNEPLTQSSNPNLSPRGSPLREGPLERTAVPSPSDWSEFINASNSKVERDLAQLTLSDPEQRELYEAARLVQTAFRKYKGRPLREQQEVAAAVIQRCYKKYKQLTWIALKYALYKKMTQAAILIQSKFRSYHEQKKFQQSRRAAVLIQQYYRSYKEFGKLKPHHRGAAAALVQHKLRGSLLTKRQDQAARKIMRFLRRCRHRVKELKRARAHETPQKSPLAM